A window of the Virgibacillus pantothenticus genome harbors these coding sequences:
- a CDS encoding type 1 glutamine amidotransferase domain-containing protein has protein sequence MGKRIATVLTDMFEDVEYTNPAKAFQDAGHEVITIEKEKGKQVTGKNNDATVTIDYGIDDVNPSDFDALFIPGGFSPDMLRADERFVTFAKHFMDKKKPVFAICHGPQLLITAKTLEGRKATGFKSIQVDMEYAGAHVVDEEVVVCQNQLVTSREPDDIPAFNREALNVLK, from the coding sequence ATGGGTAAAAGAATCGCAACCGTCCTTACAGATATGTTTGAAGATGTAGAGTACACAAATCCAGCAAAAGCATTTCAAGACGCTGGTCATGAAGTGATTACTATTGAAAAAGAAAAAGGAAAGCAAGTAACCGGAAAAAACAATGATGCTACGGTTACGATTGATTATGGTATTGACGATGTAAATCCAAGTGATTTTGATGCGCTATTTATCCCAGGTGGGTTTTCTCCAGATATGTTACGTGCAGATGAACGTTTTGTGACATTTGCGAAGCATTTTATGGATAAAAAGAAACCCGTATTTGCAATCTGTCACGGTCCACAATTGTTAATTACAGCAAAAACGTTAGAAGGAAGAAAAGCAACTGGGTTTAAGTCGATTCAAGTAGACATGGAATATGCTGGTGCTCATGTAGTAGACGAAGAAGTGGTTGTTTGTCAAAACCAATTAGTGACAAGCCGCGAGCCGGATGATATTCCTGCTTTTAATCGAGAAGCTTTAAATGTATTGAAATAA